Below is a window of Candidatus Methylomirabilota bacterium DNA.
CTACTTCCTGACCCGGCGGGGAGTCGCGGTCACGGTGGTGGAGCGCACGGCGGTGGCCTGCGCGGCGTCGGGCAAGTCGGGCGGCTTCCTCGCGCTGGACTGGTGCGACGGCACCCCGGTCGAGCCGCTCGCGCGGGCCAGCTTCGCGCTGCACGCGACGATGGCGAAGGAGATCGCGCGCGACTGGGGCTACCGGCGGATGGACACCTTCATGCTGGCCGCGCGCGAAAAGGGCGCGCCGGCCGGCGGCCATCGCGTGCCCGCGCCGGGCTGGATCGACGGCCCCGCCGTCGTGGCCGGCACGCTCGGCTCGTCCGAGACCACCGCGCAGGTACACCCGGCGCAGTTCACCGCCGCGCTGATGGACGAGGCACAGGCCGGCGGCGCGATGCTTCGCATCGGCGCGGTGGAGCGCGTGATCGCGCGCGACGGCGCGGCGAGCGGCGTCGTCATCGACGGCCGGGCGCTCGAGGCGGACGCGGTGGTGCTGGCCGCCGGACCATGGACGGGACGCATCGAGGGGCTGCGCCTGCCGCGCGTCTCCGGGCTCAAGGGCTACAGCGTCACCCTCGACGTCGCCGGCGTGCCCGCGCACGCGCTGTTCATGGACTACCGCCTGGCCGACGGCCGCGCCCTCGAGCCGGAGATCATCCCGCGGCCCGACGGCACCGTGTACGTGTGCGGGATGGCCGATCGCCAGCCGCTCCCCGAATCCGCCGAGGGCGTCGAGGTGAGCGCGGCCGGCTGCGCGATCCTCGCCGGCGCGGCCGGCCGCGTCGCCGCCTCGCTCGCCGCCGCGCCGATCAGCCGCCGGCAGGCCTGCTATCGCCCGGTGGTGGACGACGGCCTGCCCATGATCGGCCCGGTCCCGGGCGTCCGCGGCGCGTACGTGGCCACGGGCCACGGCCCGTGGGGCATGCTCAATGCCCCGGCCACCGGCCTCGCCCTGACCGAGCTGATCGTCGACGGCGCGGCCCGCTCGGTCGACCTGCGGCCGTTCTACCCGGATCGACTGCCGGCTGCACGCCCGTGAACCCCGAACCCCCGATAGGAGACATCCGCCATGGACATCGTCGACTCGCAGGTGCACCTCTGGGCCGCGGAGAGCCCCAGCC
It encodes the following:
- a CDS encoding FAD-dependent oxidoreductase, coding for MPAPRHVIVCGAGVVGASVAYFLTRRGVAVTVVERTAVACAASGKSGGFLALDWCDGTPVEPLARASFALHATMAKEIARDWGYRRMDTFMLAAREKGAPAGGHRVPAPGWIDGPAVVAGTLGSSETTAQVHPAQFTAALMDEAQAGGAMLRIGAVERVIARDGAASGVVIDGRALEADAVVLAAGPWTGRIEGLRLPRVSGLKGYSVTLDVAGVPAHALFMDYRLADGRALEPEIIPRPDGTVYVCGMADRQPLPESAEGVEVSAAGCAILAGAAGRVAASLAAAPISRRQACYRPVVDDGLPMIGPVPGVRGAYVATGHGPWGMLNAPATGLALTELIVDGAARSVDLRPFYPDRLPAARP